A stretch of DNA from Thermodesulfobacteriota bacterium:
CGAGGCCCCAGGGAGTGAACCCCCTGGCGGTTCGCGTCATGGCGGAGGTCGGGGTCGATATCTCGGGGCAGCGGTCCAAGTCGGTGGACGAGCTCCTGGGGGAGGATCTCGACCTCCTGGTCACCGTGTGCGGCGGGGCGAGGGAGTCGTGCCCGGTGTTCCTGGGAAAGGTCAAGGAGCGGCAGCACTGGCCCTTCGACGACCCGGCCGAGGCCCGGGGAACGCACGAGCAGGTGCTGGCGGTGTTTCGCCGGGTGCGCGACGAGATTCGCGCCCGGGTCGCGTCGTTCGTGAAGGAGGAGTGACCATGTCCGGCGTCGCCAAGAGGCTCTCGTTCCTCGACCGGTACCTGACCCTGTGGATCTTCCTCGCCATGTTCGTGGGCGTGGGGGGCGGATGGCTCTTTCCAGGCGTGAACGAGGTCATCGAGTTCTTCCAGGTGGGGACCACCAACATCCCCATCGCCATCGGCCTGATCCTGATGATGTACCCGCCGCTCGCCAAGGTGAAGTACGAGGAGCTGCCCCGGGTCTTCCAAAACAAGAAGGTGCTCGCCCTCTCCCTTTTCCAGAACTGGGTCGTGGGCCCGGTGCTCATGTTTCTCTTGGCCATCATCTTCCTCCGGGGCTACCCGGAGTACATGGTGGGCCTCATCCTCATCGGGCTCGCCCGCTGCATCGCGATGGTCATCGTGTGGAACGACCTGGCCAAGGGCAACACCGAGTACTGCGCGGGGCTCGTGGCCTTCAACTCGATCTTCCAGGTGCTCTTCTTCTCCGTGTACGCCTGGTTCT
This window harbors:
- a CDS encoding arsenate reductase ArsC is translated as MKQRVLFLCTGNSCRSQMAEGWLRHLGGDRYEALSAGTRPQGVNPLAVRVMAEVGVDISGQRSKSVDELLGEDLDLLVTVCGGARESCPVFLGKVKERQHWPFDDPAEARGTHEQVLAVFRRVRDEIRARVASFVKEE